GGTACGATAGCATCTTGCTCCATTGCTTTCAAAAGATTCTCTGTTTCTTCATGAAGTCCAGCATTAGCATATACATTGACCATAATATTGTAGCTGACCTgcatttttttagtataaagtCAGCACCAGATTTGCAGACCAATTCGCGGAACATTTTAAGATAACTAAGCAAAGatttgtctctctctctcacacacacatGTTATAtccattaacttaataaaatgATGTCAAAGAAAAGTCTACTAGAACATTGTTAGAAGTTCAAAGATatcaaaaatcattttattatcaCGATTCCTCAAGTAGAAAgtaacacaaataaataaccAAGTTCAATTCTAAGTTGCAGTGGATCAATTCTAACACCTAACCCGACCCTACCCGTGTACACCCTTTTCTAGTTCCACTGACGtagcaaaattttctattatcttTTAAGTCGCTACTAGacccaaaaagttcaaatagatAGGCGATAGTATATTTAATCATTAACACATGCTCAACACCATACAAATCCATGGGAAATTATGACTTATGAAAGTACCATCCCAGGTTTAACCCCTTCTTCCAGCATTTCTTTGAACAGCAAGCTTGCTTCATGCGTCTTACCTATAAATTACAACAgttaattattagtttgtaAGAATCTCATTGcatgtgaaaatattttacattattaacAGACTGCTTAGACGTATACAAAGGTACACCAAAAGGATCGTGAGCTATAGTACAATTGAGTCCAATGCtatgtaaattatttacagggttatttgattaaatctgGAGAAGAATAATACCAGCCTTCCCATAGCAGCTAATCAAGTTTGTATATGCCTTTTCATCGGGAGAGAGGCCTGAGCTGCGAGCAGCATTAAACATTTCCACAGCCTTATCGAGCTTCCGACCTCGTCCATAGACACTGAATCCACAGAAAGCCAATATCAACATCAATATCTTTTTCTAACAGGTCTGGCAGCCTCAATAGCTGTTTAGCAATCAGTTTCAATGAATCTGGAGTCATTTCAACTCAGACCTAATCATGGTGTTATATGTCTGAATTGATGGTACAATGCCAAGGGCAATCATATGCTCATATATTCTGGATGCAAAATGCAGCTTCCCTGCAAATTAGAACATGTTATAATCATAGTGcatgtttttcaaaaagtattaATCACCCgtaatttattaatatgttTGAACAGAACCAACCTCCCTCCAGCATTGCCTTGATAAATGTATTGAATGCCACCGTATCAAGCTCCAAGCCACAATTGAGACTAGCACGTACCACATTCTCTGCCACTCGATGTTTTCCTGGATATAACCCAATATATAATACTACCTCAATAGTAGAAGCAGatgcaaatgcaaaagaaagtaaaaaatgcTACCACAGATAGACCATTAATTGGTTAGATTATGTTATAACTCtcactaaatttaaatttaatgacCAGTTGAAGGGATGGGTTGGCTTGAGGAATCTATTCCACCAAGCCAATCAGAATTAAGCAGGCACTCAGCTCTAGCCTCTCATTCTGATAGTCATAAGCTACAAAAATTTCTAAGATTTCTAGAACTTCTACCTGCTCATATTGgctaatgtaatttttttcattccatcGATGAAAGgctttgttaaaatataattataaataaataaataagaactCTATAGATATACTGATACCAAGTCAGCAGAAAGTGTGCTCTACTGAAACTTTGTTCTCAAATTAAGAGCTTCTGTCTGagtggagaaagaaaaaggtgtCTAAAAGACTATAACTTTCTGTGGAAACATTTAAAGGCAATGCCTAAAACTAGTACAGATTAATGTCTCGGATGTTTCCACaaccaattttttcttctttcctttttagcttttgaattatttatgaaaacagTTTGAGCTGCAACAGCAAAAGAAGATTAATCAAACAAGAGTAAAGAAAAGCAGAAAACTAGTATGCTGGTCACTTATATGACTCCACAACATACCACCAACAGTCAAAGTATTCACTATTCTGCTGACAGCAACAGCACCAAGATCATATCCTTTTTCAATTAGTTCTTTGTATAGTGTGGATGCTTCTTCAGCTTTATCACATTTGATATAGGCATCAATCATGGAACCAAAAATCAATGTTGATGTGCAAGAATTTGCAACTGCTGCCAAAACTTCTGCTgcttgatttatttttctctctttcccaTACAAACTAATTAAGGAAGCTATAATAGCATCATCTAGTCGGCAGTCAAGCTTGAGTAATTCTTTTGTAAGAGTTCCTGCTTTTAATGAATCACCTGTAGagtaaagaaattaattgagCTTGCCTTAAACTGAAagaatacatatataaatccataaaaagatattatcatacttcaaaatatttgtgtgtgtgggtgtgcgCGCCAATGTACAAAAGAAATGAGTTATTTTCTTGCCTTCTCTAATCAAATTAGCTACAAGTTGACTCACAACGGTCACACCACCTTTCCCAATTATAAATTTCAGTATCTTATTCCTTTTACTAACATCACCATTTGCCAAATACAGCCGAAGTATCATATCAAGAGCTATGTGATCAGGTTGGTCATAGCCGACAATTgtgctttcatttttctcaccTCCATCAAgtttaaacataaatgaaaatgtctccataaatttattatcaacaaataattcatctttcttcataagttcaattaaaatcTCAGCATCCTCTGACAAACCCTCCTTGCAATAAactctcaaaaccaatttatAAAGTTCCTCATCAAAAACCACTCCATCCTTTCTTATATGGGCTATAAAATCTTTAGCCTTGTTCAccaaatctaattttaaatacaaattcaGAATATAAATACAAGAACGAGCATCAGGAAGTCCAGTTTTTGATAAAGCTTGAAATGTGGATTCTGCAGACCTTATATCTTCTTTCATTACATAACATTGCAATGATACTATATAAGCAAATCTTGACAACCAAATGTTTCTAGATTTCATCAACTCAATTATGTCTAAAGCTTTCTCAAAGTTCCTTGAATTCAGATGGACTTGAGCCATTGCTAAATAACTTTTCTCATCTGTAAGTAAACCTAGCTGCTCCATCTCTTCAAATGTTTTATGGGCATCCTCATATAGACCCAATTTTCCATATATTCTAATAAGTAAACCATATATAACCTCATCAACCACAACTTTTTTGCTTTCCATCTCTGAAAACAGAGAGAGTGCTTTAGAATAATCTCCATTCTTGTAAAACAATGTCAGAAGTGAAGAACAAGTATAGTTACTTGGAACAATATCCTTATCTCTCATGTCCTTGTAAAGTCTCAAAACTTCATCTGagttctctctttttatgCTTAAACTAATAAGTAGGTTATAAGTCACCTCTTCAGGAATAAACCCACAGTTCTTCATCTcattgaaaactttgaaagcCTCCTCACTATGGCCTTCCTTAACAAGTGAGTTGATAACTACTGTATAGGTAAAATCACTAAATGTCACTCCTATCTCTACCATCTGCATCCATAATTCTTTGACCTTAGCATGGAGCCCCTTCTTCTGCAAAGAGGACagcataaaattgaaaacggCAATAGGAGGTACAATTCCCCTATCCTTTACAGCAGAATAGAAAGACAGCATAGTCTTATGATGTCCCCATCTGGCATATGTACATAACATCGTTCCACAGGCAACTTCATCTGGTTCTAATCCAACTTCAAGCATCTCCAAGAAAGTTTCTTCAGCCAGCTTTATTTTTCCAACTTGCCCATATGCGCGCAAAACAATTGTGTAGACAATGACACTTGGGCGATAACTCAACTGTCCAAACAGAAGCCTACTATTACAACATAGTCAATTGAGTGCTTTATATCAAAACTATCATGTACAATCAACATTCCAAAAGGAAACTAAAAGGGACTCGATAGGATTcgattttaattaaatatactacaaaaagttcaatttcCTAAAGATCAATTTGTCGATCATAATGTATGAAGCATTGTACAAGTAAAAGTATAACCCAGTTTAATTACTCTTAGGCAAGCtaaatctttgaaaaattCAGATGTTTAATGataaggaaaaacaaaatcccACCAACAATATCCGGAAATTCCatgaaaacaacaatattCCAAATGAAACtcaattaaaaagatataattcCATAACACCCACCTGCAATTTCATCCAATCAAACACATCTCTGACCTGCCTCCACCCCTTCTGCTCCTTTAGCACAATACACATCTCCCTAAAGGTcaatttttcaacaaaagaagCCATTTCCATCCTCATATTGTACTCTCCCTCTGTTTTCTGAGACAAACTCCGCACGTGCCTAATCGCCGCTACCACATGCTTTCCATAGAGGTGGCCATTTCTATCGTCCTCAAGGTACTGCACCATCTGCTCCGGAGTTCTCTTGATCCATTTGGGGGTTTGAGCTCTTGGGCCCTGATTTCGACGCAGTACACTAAGATACTGAGCCTTAGCCTTGATGATTCGGCGGGCGTTGTCGTCGGAGAGCGGCTTCTTGGCGTTTTTGGACCTGGGTTTTGGTCTTGCGGGATTGCCATCACTGAGAGACCAAGGATCGGGTGTTACCGATAACCGAATGATGAAAATTTGGGCATTTCTGGACTTTAACGGCGAGCGAGTGGTACGAATGAAAGGGGGAGGGAGGAGGATTGGACTGAGGAATGAAGTCTTGAGAGACTCCATATGAAGATTTCTGAGAAACTTACCGCGAAATTTGTTGCTCGTTACGAGTAATGTGTAGAGCTTAGCGGATAAGCGAGAGGACAGTACGAATCTATACTATGAAGTATGAAagaattagttttaaattctCTATTTCCTCAGCCCATCTTTGCTTACATATTTagataatgaattttttattctactaCTTGGTTATTATATTATGAGTGATTTTAATAGTTTGAATTTCTACCTTTGATTATAACAGGAGTAGGATGTATTTGTGgtataaatactttaattttaaaattaaatactaaatattataacaaataataatagataaccaacataaaataataaaaacggTAACAAATAgtaacaaattaaagttttgaaatagtaTCGATCCTAGTTAATagaaaagtacaaaataatattgtatttattgTATCACGGGGAGAATATTATAGTTTTGTATAGTGTTTGTCCTAATGAGTCCCTTATGAGTTGTTGGTACTATTGAATTGGCATATGATGTGTAAAATCATATATGTTCTGTTTAGTTGGGatgtaaaattgtttttgtatgaATTTATGTCTTTGTTTAAAGTGCCTACTTGAGTTCACTTGTGATATATCAAtgcaatttaaatttgtacatGTGATATTTCTAGTTGAGTTGGACAAAATTATATTGGATTcattaagataaaaaaagaaaaaaacaaatttggaGTTATATTGTAAGTGAAGTATCTCAAAATGCAATTGTACGCTATAATGATCTTATTAACGGTCATGTTACACGGTTGTAAAAGAAGTATGTAAGAAATggtttcattaaaaaaaaaacataaaaagacAAGCATATGGGCAAAGAAATGGTCAAGTTcacttattaaaaaaaaaaagaaaactcacaTAAATGTCTATATAGATATGTTCGACAACTTCCTTCAACCTCTCAAACTGTcggttatattttttttttccaattttttttgaataatttggattttttttctaaaagtcatttttaaaataaaaacaatcatgTGTTTGATAGTTTTTCTTGAAAAGTGTTTATATACAtgcttattttatttgttatatgatggaagtgtttttatttatctcaAATTACACTAAAGTATAAAGGTGATTCCAAGTACTatgtattaatatttgaaataatggTTGTTGGAGTTTGTGAGAGTGGACACCAAAAGCATGTGGAGATGGTCGCCGCCGAATGTGATCGGAGGTGGTGGCTGGAAAGGCCTTGGGGACATCGGTGGGGATGAGGGTTGAGTGCATGCACTGCTACTAAACTGATGGAAATTGGTATAAAATATCAGTGACATACAAAGTTGTAACTCAAACACCCAAATTGTAAACTCACATCCTCACCCAAATAGCTCTTCagactaaaaaataaatatgaaattga
This DNA window, taken from Cucumis sativus cultivar 9930 chromosome 6, Cucumber_9930_V3, whole genome shotgun sequence, encodes the following:
- the LOC101214632 gene encoding pentatricopeptide repeat-containing protein At5g27270; this translates as MESLKTSFLSPILLPPPFIRTTRSPLKSRNAQIFIIRLSVTPDPWSLSDGNPARPKPRSKNAKKPLSDDNARRIIKAKAQYLSVLRRNQGPRAQTPKWIKRTPEQMVQYLEDDRNGHLYGKHVVAAIRHVRSLSQKTEGEYNMRMEMASFVEKLTFREMCIVLKEQKGWRQVRDVFDWMKLQLSYRPSVIVYTIVLRAYGQVGKIKLAEETFLEMLEVGLEPDEVACGTMLCTYARWGHHKTMLSFYSAVKDRGIVPPIAVFNFMLSSLQKKGLHAKVKELWMQMVEIGVTFSDFTYTVVINSLVKEGHSEEAFKVFNEMKNCGFIPEEVTYNLLISLSIKRENSDEVLRLYKDMRDKDIVPSNYTCSSLLTLFYKNGDYSKALSLFSEMESKKVVVDEVIYGLLIRIYGKLGLYEDAHKTFEEMEQLGLLTDEKSYLAMAQVHLNSRNFEKALDIIELMKSRNIWLSRFAYIVSLQCYVMKEDIRSAESTFQALSKTGLPDARSCIYILNLYLKLDLVNKAKDFIAHIRKDGVVFDEELYKLVLRVYCKEGLSEDAEILIELMKKDELFVDNKFMETFSFMFKLDGGEKNESTIVGYDQPDHIALDMILRLYLANGDVSKRNKILKFIIGKGGVTVVSQLVANLIREGDSLKAGTLTKELLKLDCRLDDAIIASLISLYGKERKINQAAEVLAAVANSCTSTLIFGSMIDAYIKCDKAEEASTLYKELIEKGYDLGAVAVSRIVNTLTVGGKHRVAENVVRASLNCGLELDTVAFNTFIKAMLEGGKLHFASRIYEHMIALGIVPSIQTYNTMISVYGRGRKLDKAVEMFNAARSSGLSPDEKAYTNLISCYGKAGKTHEASLLFKEMLEEGVKPGMVSYNIMVNVYANAGLHEETENLLKAMEQDAIVPDSFTYFSLIRAYTQSCKYSEAEKIINSMQEKGIPTTCAHYDLLLSALAKAGMIRKAERVYDELQTAGLSPDVTCNRTLMRGYLDYGYVREGIKFFESTCKYAGDRFIMSAAVHFYKAEGKEDEALNILDSMKTLGLSFLKDLQIGLKLESA